One stretch of Centroberyx gerrardi isolate f3 chromosome 13, fCenGer3.hap1.cur.20231027, whole genome shotgun sequence DNA includes these proteins:
- the LOC144542163 gene encoding uncharacterized protein LOC144542163 encodes MVSLYYCICSLLFLTIFTGISCQKLTPVKNEEYSLEGSTVTLSYNYSQTAAGGDHFFWYRQYPGKPPEFLLSISGYTTSAETLKSDTRFSTKLAEGKRRVDLEISSAAVTDSALYYCAVDIIRPYTGEVVVLEGNPVTLSCNYSSGNTFQCDQFYWYRQDPGKPPQFLISHSGTGSLILEADPNSGLSFKVTKEETQMDLEISSAAVTDSALYYCAVQPTVTGNPESLYKNLTRN; translated from the exons ATGGTGTCACTATACTATTGTATATGTTCTCTACTGTTTCTGACCATATTTACAG GTATCAGCTGTCAGAaactcactccagtcaagaatgaagagtacagtttagaaggcagcactgttactctgtcatacaattactcacaaactgctgctggtggtgatCATTTCTTCTGGTATCGACAATATCCAGGAAAACCACCAGAATTCCTCCTGTCCATCTCAGGTTATACAACGTCAGCAGAGACTCTCAAATCAGACACAAGGTTCTCTACTAAACTGGCTGAAGGAAAGCGTCgtgtggatctggagatctcctctgctgcagtgacagactctgctctgtactactgtgctgtg GACATAATCAGGCCCTACACAGGTGAGGTGGTCGTCTTGGAGGGAAACCCCGTCACTTTGTCCTGCAACTACAGCTCTGGAAACACTTTCCAGTG TGATCAATTCTACTGGTATCGCCAAGacccaggaaaaccaccacagTTCCTCATATCTCACTCGGGAACAGGTTCATTAATATTGGAAGCAGATCCAAACTCTGGACTGTCTTTTAAAGTGACTAAGGAGGAAACCCaaatggatctggagatctcctctgctgcagtgacagactctgctctgtactactgtgctgtgcagcccacagtgacaggaaacccagagtcactgtacaaaaacctgacaagGAACTAA